The genomic window CTGTGGTGCAAAAATATCTCCACTATATGTACTGAGAGTTTTCCAGAAGCGCTTACCTGCCTTTGAAGAATGCCACATAGAAAGGAGAAGAATAGAAATTGACAAACTGGAACACAAACACTTTGAAAGTGAAGGCATCTTCGTACTGAGTCTGGGTGCGGTGCATCTctgcaagacagacagacagacagacagtcaggcagacagacaggcagaaagacagaaagaaagataaatagacagacagtcAGTTTTCTAGTCAGTAATGCATGGGTATTATTACTCAGTTATGGACCGGTCTAGTGAATATTAAGCCAAACTGGTCAATAACACCTGCAGTTACATTCCAATGAAGATGCAAATCTGTCAGTGTGTTGTGGTCAGGTTGTTACTGGTCTCCAGTGCCGGCTGTGCTGTGTCTCTTTGCTGAAGCAGTGAAGAGCCCATACCCCACTTGGTTAACTGCTCCGCCAGCGCAGTGTAGACCTGGCCCATAAGCAGGATCAGCGCCAGGTTCACCATGCTGCTGGAGATGTTAGCAATGTTTCCAGCCTGTGGGGAAAACACAGACAAACCGCAATCACCCGGGCAAAAATATATAAGAAACTAGAAAACTAACGTTCATTTAAAGCCCCAAAAGAATTTCAAATCTATCTTGTTCGCAAAAGCTTTTATACACCTGGCCAGAGTCTCTGGAATAGTTTGTGAGAGGTGCCTTTGCATTGCAATGTTTCTGTTACCTGTGTGCGGAGGACGGTGCTTTCTGTGTGATACATCATCATACTGACGATCCCCCGATACATGATTACAGTCACCAGGAATATCATAACCACGCAGAGCTGAGAAAGAGGGGCACAGAGGGTCAGCGAATAGGACAAAGCAATCTCATTTCAACCACCCGAGGCACCAACAGTACATTAACAGGACAGATAGTGCAGAGTACCTGGGAAAGAGGAGGGGCTGACATCACTGAAGATTTAAAATCCATTTATCTCTCATacagaaaaataacattattattattattattattattattattattattattattattattattattagtagtagtagtagtagtagtagtagtagtagtatttatatAAAAGGAGAGGTTCTCTAGTTAGTTTAGTTGAAACCAAAAAATTGAAACTTAAGAGAAAAACATATGACTAATTCATATAAGAACATCATATTAATAATCATTCAGTGTTTGTTCAGGTTTTGTCTAAGCATTGTGTGTAATACTACCTGATAAACTCCTTCAGCATAAGTAACTTTGGAGAAACCTCAGGGTAACTAACTAAATTGTTAGTGTCTTGAACTGAAGATAAATGGGCATAGATGCTGCACATATATACaagattagtttactggtctgctgttttgagttatCTTTTCTGGACCTGTACACTGATCTGTTAAATGCTCATTCTTATACAGATACAGTGTCAGCGTCTTTCGTGTTATAGTACAATGCTGATGAAGACTTCCTgttgaagtgtttattttttgtggggGGCCCGAGTCTCACCATGATAACGATGACCATGGACCCGGTGAGCATACGGGATAGCCGGGCTTTCTCTGGGAAGTAGGGCTCCTTCACTCCAGTCACGGGGTTCTGTTCCATTGCTGGCGCCATCGCAGCAAACTCGGGACGAGGGCGCTCCTGAACGAGAGTGGAGACAGGGAGTGAGAGCCAGAGCGCCAAGCCCCTGCCCTGTCTTTCACACTGCTGTAGGACGAGACAGTGCCAGCAGCAACCCATTTCTTAACTGCATAGCAGACCGGGACAGTAATAAGCAAAAACGATCAATCCAaccagaacacaaaaaaaaagtgcaataaagGTATTCTGTCAAATCGGTCAATTAATGGTTGAATGAGATAATGTTGAATGCGAATAATCAATCAATTCATGTTTAAATGAGGCTTGCGAAATAAAATCCATGGCAATCAATCAATCGACTAATCTCAATCATCAGGTGCATGCTGCATGTCAAGACACTATAACATGGTTACACACCGTTGGAACCCTTATTATTCTATTATCAACTGCCGTAATGCCTCCAAGACAGCTGATCTTCTTCCAAGTGTTCCAGGCTGTCACTTCGATTGTTTAGAATGTCAGTCAAATGAACTAAATGCGCATGAGATCAGCATTTGGCAAAATTATAGTCACTTCCGCAAGTACTGCTCTCTGATTAACGATTACAAAGCTTTATAAAGGAACTCTTCTTGGCCATTGACTGCTGGAACATTTTGCCTCAGGGTAAATACTAGGattataaacattttcaaaacagaccAGAATGTCTGAATGGATCTTTGCTGATTGTGTCGCTAAACATTAGTTCAACAATGCAGAAAAGTATGAGGGTTCTGTAGTCCTAAAACTCCACCCCAGCTGACTGGGAGGCATACAACGCTGTGTGGTTTTACTGGGCAGGACCTACCTCCTCCTCCTGGAAGTCCATGCAGTCCCAGTGGTGAGCCAGGGTGGCGTTCTTCCTCTTCCAGTACTCCAGAAACGTCACGGCCCAGAGCGACATGAAGACACTGAAGAACACTGTCCCTGGGTGATCAAACAGGTACCCCagctagagagaggagagagggagaatgCTACAGAGTAAGCACACCTTAACAAGCCAGAGAGACAGCATCGCTGAGTTAAGGGAAGCACTGGGAGGACCTTGTGCCCCACAATGCCCTGGTTACCTTGGCCATGGAGCAGATATCCGAGATGTTCCAGGTGCTGCAGGCGTCACAGAGTGGGCACATGTGATAGGTCCCCCCACTGGAGCAAATCTCCTCActgaggagagagatagagagagaaagctATAGAAAAACAATCATTCCAGGTTACAGTATGCTTGGGAAGTTATCTGAAGTGAAGTGACACAGATTGGAGCGCAGAGACAACATGatttaatttaagagaaaaaaacaaccacataTCACATTCATTTACACAGCTGACCTTTCTAGTATCTTTATGCAGCTGATCTCTGCTTTACAGATCCCTGATCAAATTATTCCATCAGTAGCTAATATGAACCCCACTGATGCcttgtttccactgcctttcccaggtatagctgagctggatgGGATGGACGAGGTgtagctggagggtgtttccactgaCACTCGGCTATATCTCAGCTACACCTCAGACAGCACAGTTTCGTATCTCATACCCAACAGGGACAAACTGTGCCATGAGGAAGCACACCACCGAAAGACTAAAGTGCTAAAGAGACAAACTGGTTTCAACAACGACGGCTGCTAAAACAtttaattgcatattttattcaaaggattattattgatttttgatGAAACGCACATATAAAAGAAATAGTTTTAGTACTGGTACTGTAGAGATTACAATCAATAATCTGACCAGGTTCTAGTCCCCACTGGTTAGCGAgagtttattatagttttaaaggatataaacaaaatgcaatcccaaaatataagcaaacactGCATCTATATGTCCCCTGGTAGCGCTGAAAAGAGGCAGGGGTGCAAAGCAGTACATGGTAATTCTATGCACTCCTCTGTTCAGCAGTCTGTAAAAACAGAATGCTCCAGCCTTGATTTCCAAATCAATAGCACTAATTGCTGTGACTGTGAGGGTTAATAACCTGCTGCCTGCCCGtcgctccctgtctctctctttgGATTGCGGAGTGTGAAACTTGAGCCACCCCCACTATGAGAGGTCAAGGATCCCAGAGTTGCCATGGAAACCGAGCAGTGCCGAGACAATATTATTAGCTGCTAATATTCCACAATCAAGCTGCAGCACTTTGGGTATCCAGCTTTGTTTTAATGACAGGCTGTTAATGGGGAGTCTAACTAGCCTAAGGTGACAGTTAAACAGGGCTATTAGGAGTCTTCAAACAATCAAGACTGGATAATCTGATCCTGTGCAGTTCttaacacctttttaaaatgcatttcctcTCCAAGACCAAGTTAGAACACGTATAAAAAAGGATAAAATGTACTGCTACTTTACAAATTAAGTAAAAACTGATTAAGACTATTAAGCTTATTCAAGATACCCATCATgcacttgtattttaaaaataacaatatgtgTTCTAGGGTTGACTGGCTGGTAAAAGCAAGTGACCTCTTATTTCAGCTGGCCTCCAATTGGACCACAGTTAAAGTCCAAATGGCCACTGATTGGTCTGGTTTATTTAGAAAACCGTTTTCATTGGCTAGCCAGTTAGTACTCCGTTGCCATACCTTTCCCTCCTACGAATCTGCTATTGGAAACATGCTGGACTCACGCAGGGGTGTTGGTTCCCATGGAGATGATGCCAGAAATGAAGACGAAGGTGCCCATCGCAGCAGCAGGGAGGAGCCAGGCTGTGTAGAAACCTGCGGGTGAACCAGAAACAGACAGATAGACTGGTGAGGCTGGGAAAGAATCGAGGGCCCCCAAACCCCATTACAAAAGGATCAGGTGTGGAATACAGATACTGTATGACATGACAATGGGTCATGAATTCTTAGTGACCCACAAAAAGCGTTTTTGTTGGATCAGTGGGGTCCCGTGTTTAAACTGGTTCCCAGAATGGTAGTGTTGATGGGATTTACCTAGAATGCTTTGATGGCATAGCAATTCATTCCAGCTCAAGTTGATTAAGGGGTGTTGCTTGACCTCTTACATCgatcaattatttttttggttggtcaaaaatcatttaaaaggATGTTTGTACAAACGTCTAAAACACTTGTGCATGCACACGACCCCTACCCAGGAACCCTTTCCCTCATCACATGAGCATACACCTCCTCAGAATGTGATCCACTCTCCCATAGCTGGAAAGATAAGATCTGCCATGGCAGTGCATTCGATTAAGGAGCTTAGATAATCAAATAGAAGCTGGGATTCGATTTCCTGGTGTAAAGAGCTAGGTTAAGAAGTTGTTCAGATCTCTTGTGTTAAAGCATGATGTTAAAAAGCAGGGCAGCCCTCAGAGGGTTGCTCACCAAGCCAGGCGAAGTAGATAGCAATCTTCTCCCCAAAGTACTCGCGGATGTGGTCCAGTGGCTGGTACTTGTACCATTTGGACCAGCGGCCCCAGTACTGGAAGATGACCTGCCGAGAGTTCAGCTGCTCCGGGTCAACCTCAAACGCTGAAATCTCGAAGGGGCCCTGAGACAACCAGCAaggaaaataattcattttatgcATAGTTGTTAAATTTCTGTTCAGCCGATTTGAAGTAATATATGGTAATACAGGGATTTAATATGAGTTTAATAGAACACACTTGGGCTTGTTACCTACAAACACTGTAGCAaatcaaactcatagtaaaacctgaaatgggtgaaaatGCTAAGTAATAGGaatgttatttccatccctgcaatatctacaaataattctaaataaaccctcattttaattttaaattaggaTCACATCTgtcattttacttttacttttaaagacaacaaCACACAAGTGAGGCTCACACACATGGCTAGAGATGTTGATTCCATCAAAGCCCCCTTCTTCTATTGATTTAAGCAATTTGAATCTATTGAATAGACCCGCTCGTTTCTGTGGAGATCACGCAACTGAGAGCGTTGTTCTTACCTCATGAAGTGGGAAAGCAGCTGAATACGCTCCTTCGTTCAGTAACCTCTCAATCCCGATTTCAGCGCGCTTGCGTTTCCCGTAAGCCGTCCGGGCCAGAATCTCGTACACCTGCCAAGGCCAAGtcccaaaataaaaaagcatgctcTACCTGTTATAGACTCCTGTCTACTGCCACCTCCTTGCTCATTTTATGAAAGTAAACTGAACTATAATTGATATTTATTCAAGAGGGATGGTACTTACAATtcggtgtctctgtgtgtttgtgaaataGGTGTCATGATCTTCGCAGCCCAGAAACCTGCAGACAGGGACACAAGCATCCGCACAGAGGTGACACTGACACCAACACCAATAAAAGCAATTTCATCCATTCaagattttaatataaaaaacttgattagccacggtgtctaggtaacaagctcaggtgcagcTTATGAAACTcatagtaaagccaggaatggatcaaattgctatgcaatgggagttttatttccctGGTGTTGTGTGGGGGTGTTTGTATATTTACTCTGTTTGATTTGTTATTTCCAGTCAAGTTACAGCTGTCAAATCCCTCAATAACAAATCAATAAGCTACACAATTGCAACAGGTATTATAGTGCAGCATCTCACATTCTTGCAATCAGGAATGACTCGTTTTCAAGGAGTGAAACCTGGACACAGAGTGGCTCAGACGCAAAGCACATTTTAACAGTCCAGTCTCATTTTGAAGGATGAGATGCCCATATAAAGCTGTTAGCACAGTAACACATACAAGTTCAGATTCAGCAGCCTGGACTTccagttcaattaaaataaaattatcatgtaaaaaaatcaaagaaGATATAGTGCTAACCAAATTCATCCATGACTAACCAGGACACAGTACAACAGTGTGTCAGAAAGCACTCACTTTGCCATTTTGGACTTGCGAAAGGCGCAGGTGTAGTAATCGACCGGCTTTTTGGGGACCGACTGGGACATGATGTTGGGGATCCAGAGATTCTTCAGGAACTGGTCTGAGGAGTTCAGATCAGGGTTTGGCTGTGCctgcagcaatacaatacaatacaatgcaatacaatgcaatgctatacaatgcaatacaaaacaatgataTTTCCACCATGTGTCCCTAACAGCAATCATAGATGATAAGGTAAAACTATTAAGGGctatttttgaaaggagaaatgtTATGTTAATGTTGCAAAATGAGAATGAAGAAACAGCACAAGCATTACTGACCTGTAGGGGAGCTCTCAAGCACAGCTCCTCTGCGTAGTACACCAGAACGTCCCAGGGGGCGCTCAACTTTAGGTAGTGAATGGTCTTCCTGTCGCTCACTGTCTCCTCCTGGTGGAGAGGGAACAGAACAGCAAGCACACTCACATACAGGAAAGCACAGAATAGCAATATGTTACGATTTTGTGGACTTCTCCCAAATGAAACTCTCAGACTTCGTGCCATTTAATAAAATTATGCTACCTACCTTTCAAACGTAACTTTGTCCacattattaagaacataagaaagtttacgaacgagaggaggccatttggtcaATCTAAGCTCATCCAGTTTCTCAGAacattgtcaagttgggtctgaaGTATCCAAATGTTTCTCTCTCAACaccatgactaggtaacccattccatacacttaCCAGTCTTTTATCACTTAATTTCCAAGCATTATAAACTATTCATTTGTTTCCTGACCATACCCAATACAAACCGGCCACCACGCTCCCTGTAGAAGCCGAGGGAGTTTATCTGACCCACCTTTTCCAGCAGCAGCCCCGTGTTCTGCAGGTTCCTCACAAACTTGTCCCTCCAGCGGTTGTGCTTGGTCTCCTTGCTGTCCACGCTCTTCTGCTCCTCCTTCCCCAGTTCCTGGTAGCGGCTCCTGGCTCTCCTCTTTCTGCGGCTGTGGTTCCGCACCTCCCACACCAGCACAAAGTCTGCAGGAGACAGCAGAGACACTGGGGGAATCACTCACTGAGCCTTACCCATATCACATCGAAAGAGTGAGATCCAGATAGAGAGGAAAATACAACCAGTCAGGGTTAAAGAGCAAGTAAGAGGGAGGGAAACGGAAGGTGATTGAGTGAGGTAGGAAGAGTAGAAAGGATTAGAACAAGACAGCGGGAAATAGGGAAAAGTGGTGGGGAACAGAAGGGAAAGGAAAGAGAGGAAGAGTAGATACATGTAGAGGAAGGGGACATAGAGAAGGGGAGAAGCATGCAAGAGAGATCAGGGAGGAAAAGGAGCAAGAGACAATGATCTGATGCAGACGGGGGAGGTGTGGATAGAAGAATGCAGGAGCAGTCAGTAGGGGATTGAGAAGCAGGCTTTACTAGCAGCTTTGATGTAGCAAGGGTGTGAGGAAACTGAGCATGGATGGCGAGGCAGTCCTGCCGCAGTGAAAGAGTGGCCCCTCTGGGGCTCGTTCAGAGCCTGCTGGAGAGCGGGCAGCAAATCCAATCAATGTTACACGCTAACTTTTTTGGATTATTAATTAATGTTCTAAATGGACAAGGTCTGAAGATCCTATTTCTTGGTAGTGACTCCTGATTTATACAAGGCCCCCGGACATGGCTGGTGAAGTGGGATGCTCTTACCGATTCTGGTTCTCCCGTCCCTGAAGAAGTTGCCATGGGGGTCCGAGGCTCGGGTGCCCCCCCTCTCACAGTGGATGTAAATGGGgtcttcatcatcatcttcatcaagCTGCATTacaacaacattatttttaaatcagaacgTATTACTTTGGATGATCAAAATTAGTATCGAAGTTAATACTTTCAGAGTAAATGTTCACCAAATCACTCCTCACACATTAGCTTAGGGATCCATTCTAAGCAGTACAATCTAGAAATCTAGAAACATGTTAACGTGTTGTAAGATACTTGTGAGAATGCTGTTATGTTGAaagtttttgtttcaaaacattaGTTAAAACACCTTTCAGGGCTACGTGATATGTCAATATTTCTATATAACACCGTGTTTTACAGCAGCTGCTTTTTATTGAGTTTCAAAAATCAATTAACATagggatgtttgtttgtttgcaatgtAGATATCAATGACAGCCCCCTGAATATCAGATTTCTTTATCCTGTTAAACCTAACTATGCAACAAACACAACTGTCAATTGGAAT from Polyodon spathula isolate WHYD16114869_AA chromosome 16, ASM1765450v1, whole genome shotgun sequence includes these protein-coding regions:
- the LOC121328485 gene encoding anoctamin-7-like isoform X2, which codes for MCSEGFGTDRDLLLDLGPADQPDCYGSIENGSFMGARYLDEDDDEDPIYIHCERGGTRASDPHGNFFRDGRTRIDFVLVWEVRNHSRRKRRARSRYQELGKEEQKSVDSKETKHNRWRDKFVRNLQNTGLLLEKEETVSDRKTIHYLKLSAPWDVLVYYAEELCLRAPLQAQPNPDLNSSDQFLKNLWIPNIMSQSVPKKPVDYYTCAFRKSKMAKFLGCEDHDTYFTNTQRHRIVYEILARTAYGKRKRAEIGIERLLNEGAYSAAFPLHEGPFEISAFEVDPEQLNSRQVIFQYWGRWSKWYKYQPLDHIREYFGEKIAIYFAWLGFYTAWLLPAAAMGTFVFISGIISMGTNTPAEEICSSGGTYHMCPLCDACSTWNISDICSMAKLGYLFDHPGTVFFSVFMSLWAVTFLEYWKRKNATLAHHWDCMDFQEEEERPRPEFAAMAPAMEQNPVTGVKEPYFPEKARLSRMLTGSMVIVIMLCVVMIFLVTVIMYRGIVSMMMYHTESTVLRTQAGNIANISSSMVNLALILLMGQVYTALAEQLTKWEMHRTQTQYEDAFTFKVFVFQFVNFYSSPFYVAFFKGRFVGYPGHYGKLFGMRNEDCGPGGCLIELAEQLFIIMVGKQIISNIQEFVIPKVKAWLQKRQIGAVRGSRISQEPKRWEEDYELIKCEGLFEEYLEMVLQFGFITIFVAAFPLAPLFALLNNWVEIRLDAQKFVCEYRRPVAERAQDIGVWFNILEALSHLSVIVNAFLIAFTSDFLPRLLYQYKFDSNLHGYVNFTLAHAPPSYMDGNYTQCRYKSFRDDSGNYTLFYWELLAVRLGFIIAFEHVVFLILRAIDWIVPDVPESLALKIKRERYLAKQALADNQDAVLRVSQGSASTPASDLSPSSMC
- the LOC121328485 gene encoding anoctamin-7-like isoform X1 translates to MCSEGFGTDRDLLLDLGPADQPDCYGSIENGSFMGARYLDEDDDEDPIYIHCERGGTRASDPHGNFFRDGRTRIDFVLVWEVRNHSRRKRRARSRYQELGKEEQKSVDSKETKHNRWRDKFVRNLQNTGLLLEKEETVSDRKTIHYLKLSAPWDVLVYYAEELCLRAPLQAQPNPDLNSSDQFLKNLWIPNIMSQSVPKKPVDYYTCAFRKSKMAKFLGCEDHDTYFTNTQRHRIVYEILARTAYGKRKRAEIGIERLLNEGAYSAAFPLHEGPFEISAFEVDPEQLNSRQVIFQYWGRWSKWYKYQPLDHIREYFGEKIAIYFAWLGFYTAWLLPAAAMGTFVFISGIISMGTNTPAEEICSSGGTYHMCPLCDACSTWNISDICSMAKLGYLFDHPGTVFFSVFMSLWAVTFLEYWKRKNATLAHHWDCMDFQEEEERPRPEFAAMAPAMEQNPVTGVKEPYFPEKARLSRMLTGSMVIVIMLCVVMIFLVTVIMYRGIVSMMMYHTESTVLRTQAGNIANISSSMVNLALILLMGQVYTALAEQLTKWEMHRTQTQYEDAFTFKVFVFQFVNFYSSPFYVAFFKGRFVGYPGHYGKLFGMRNEDCGPGGCLIELAEQLFIIMVGKQIISNIQEFVIPKVKAWLQKRQIGAVRGSRISQEPKRWEEDYELIKCEGLFEEYLEMVLQFGFITIFVAAFPLAPLFALLNNWVEIRLDAQKFVCEYRRPVAERAQDIGVWFNILEALSHLSVIVNAFLIAFTSDFLPRLLYQYKFDSNLHGYVNFTLAHAPPSYMDGNYTQCRYKSFRDDSGNYTLFYWELLAVRLGFIIAFEHVVFLILRAIDWIVPDVPESLALKIKRERYLAKQALADNQDAVLRQATSLQAACASGAEQEVEEIELEEDI